A region from the Sphingomonas sp. S2-65 genome encodes:
- a CDS encoding DUF475 domain-containing protein: MLKYYKGSLLFTAFCLALGAWLGWTITHDILGTLGILWIVAVLGVLEVSLSFDNAVVNATVLRDMDPVWRRRFLTWGILIAVFGMRIVFPLAIVAIAAKLGPIDAVMLAATEPTTYERIITGAHVGISGFGGAFLAMVGLTFFLDEDKDSHWIGLIERPFSSLSRVSGLAIGVVLLALYGISRLIDPEEAMTFIVSGIFGLLAYIAVQAVGALLEREEEEETADVTGAVTATVAKSGLAGFLYLEVLDASFSFDGVIGAFALSNNLFIIALGLGIGAMFVRSMTVMLVDKGTLTEYRYLEHGAFYAIIALAAIMLLSVRFEIPETVTGLIGAGFIGLAFVGSLRSNRAEEQGEVPLEDADPIAPTGEHLKRL; this comes from the coding sequence TTGCTCAAATATTATAAGGGATCACTGCTGTTCACGGCCTTTTGCCTGGCGCTCGGTGCATGGCTCGGCTGGACGATCACCCACGACATACTCGGCACACTCGGCATCTTGTGGATCGTCGCGGTGCTCGGCGTGCTCGAGGTCTCGCTGTCGTTCGACAATGCCGTGGTCAACGCTACGGTGCTGCGCGACATGGATCCAGTCTGGCGTCGACGCTTCCTGACCTGGGGCATCCTGATCGCGGTGTTCGGGATGCGCATCGTCTTTCCGCTGGCGATCGTCGCAATCGCCGCGAAGCTGGGGCCGATCGATGCGGTAATGCTCGCTGCGACGGAGCCTACGACCTATGAGCGGATCATCACCGGCGCGCATGTCGGCATCTCCGGCTTCGGCGGCGCGTTCTTGGCGATGGTTGGGCTGACCTTCTTCCTGGATGAGGACAAGGATTCGCACTGGATCGGGCTTATCGAGAGGCCGTTCTCCAGCCTTTCGCGCGTCTCGGGGCTTGCCATCGGGGTGGTGCTGCTCGCACTCTATGGCATTTCGCGGCTGATTGATCCGGAAGAGGCGATGACCTTCATCGTCTCGGGCATCTTCGGCCTGCTCGCTTATATCGCGGTCCAGGCGGTGGGCGCATTGCTCGAGCGCGAAGAGGAAGAGGAAACTGCCGATGTAACCGGCGCGGTAACGGCTACCGTCGCCAAGTCGGGGCTTGCCGGCTTCCTCTATCTCGAGGTGCTCGACGCGAGCTTCTCTTTCGATGGAGTGATCGGCGCGTTCGCGCTTTCGAACAATCTGTTCATCATCGCATTAGGCCTGGGCATCGGCGCAATGTTCGTTCGCTCGATGACGGTGATGCTTGTCGATAAGGGCACGCTGACCGAATATCGCTATCTCGAGCACGGCGCCTTTTATGCGATCATCGCGCTGGCCGCGATCATGCTGCTGTCGGTGCGCTTCGAAATCCCCGAGACAGTGACCGGCCTAATCGGCGCGGGCTTTATCGGCCTCGCCTTCGTCGGATCGCTTCGCAGCAACCGGGCCGAAGAACAAGGCGAAGTCCCGCTCGAGGACGCGGATCCGATTGCTCCCACCGGCGAACATCTCAAACGATTGTAA
- a CDS encoding cysteine protease StiP domain-containing protein: MLSPVTPFSGSYASHDVTFLLKPVAMAATCVADKEAAIQSGRRHYSEMIAPERVPTPAYLALYREALARNGARLAQDVANLAAHLAARRPGREVVIVSLARAGTPIGVLLARTLRAWGHRAAHYSVSIIRDRGIDRVALAHIAARHDPADAVFVDGWTGKGAIAGELRAALADPSFGFAPELAVIADPAGQADIAATDDDYLIASGLLNGVVSGLVSRSILNADVVGPGDFHACVTYPQYADADLSRAFVDEIAPRAAAATPQSIEGHTARRGALNEGCEAMVEALLARAGTRDRNRVKPGIAESTRALLRRMPERLLVRDRTDPDVAHLLHLAAEHAIPVEPLDGASRYRAVAIIRSLGHDA, translated from the coding sequence ATGCTTAGCCCGGTCACGCCGTTTTCGGGCAGCTACGCTTCCCATGACGTCACCTTCCTGCTCAAGCCGGTGGCGATGGCCGCAACCTGCGTCGCCGACAAGGAAGCGGCGATCCAGTCGGGCCGCCGCCATTATTCGGAGATGATCGCGCCCGAACGCGTGCCGACGCCCGCCTATCTGGCGCTGTACCGCGAAGCGCTGGCACGCAACGGCGCGCGCCTAGCGCAGGACGTCGCCAACCTCGCGGCGCATCTCGCCGCGCGCCGCCCGGGGCGCGAGGTGGTGATCGTTTCGCTGGCGCGCGCGGGTACGCCGATCGGCGTGCTGCTCGCGCGAACGCTGCGCGCCTGGGGGCACCGCGCCGCGCATTATTCGGTGAGCATCATCCGGGATCGCGGGATCGACCGGGTCGCGCTCGCGCACATCGCCGCACGCCACGATCCGGCCGACGCGGTGTTCGTCGATGGCTGGACCGGCAAGGGTGCGATCGCGGGCGAACTGCGCGCCGCGCTCGCCGATCCGTCGTTCGGGTTCGCGCCCGAACTCGCGGTGATCGCCGATCCGGCGGGTCAGGCCGATATCGCCGCGACCGACGACGACTATCTGATCGCCTCGGGGCTGCTCAACGGCGTGGTCTCGGGGCTGGTCAGCCGCTCGATCCTCAACGCCGACGTCGTCGGGCCTGGCGATTTCCACGCCTGTGTCACCTATCCGCAATATGCCGATGCTGATCTGTCGCGCGCCTTTGTCGACGAGATCGCGCCGCGCGCAGCCGCGGCGACGCCGCAGTCGATCGAAGGCCACACGGCACGGCGCGGCGCGCTAAACGAGGGGTGCGAAGCGATGGTCGAGGCGCTGCTGGCGCGCGCGGGGACGCGCGATCGCAACCGGGTCAAGCCGGGCATCGCCGAATCGACGCGCGCGTTGCTGCGCCGCATGCCCGAACGGCTGCTGGTACGCGATCGCACCGATCCGGATGTGGCGCATCTGCTGCATCTCGCTGCCGAGCACGCGATCCCGGTCGAGCCGCTCGACGGCGCCTCGCGCTATCGCGCAGTGGCGATCATCCGCAGCCTTGGGCACGACGCATGA
- a CDS encoding trypsin-like peptidase domain-containing protein, which translates to MPAPRDLVAGERAPIAGAPVFALAGDGPTLALIGLGSDRRTSPSFPPIDAVTREMRPAAHFEETNRLRIDLESVPDGVERLLLIAFDRDNQPIGRTVTIETSVLRFAADLGGRADAAVILVECYRHQGAWRIAANGQGFAMGLSAIAAAYGIDHGWVVRLIPRLQPSAGYGDSPPRNSGPSSGSGVAIERNHILTNAHVVDGASAVVVHVGGRQLPAQAVFSDPHNDLALLHVDAVLPGVAQFRPQVGLHLGEDIVALGFPLQGLLGTGPQASAGNIAALCGIGNDSSVFQFTAPIASGNSGGPILDMTGHLVGLVCSSLNLERIRERGASGENINFGIKGAMMLSFLDAFGIEPQMARTTDQPVGRAAVVRQARDFIAKITCEC; encoded by the coding sequence ATGCCCGCACCGCGTGACCTCGTTGCGGGCGAACGTGCACCCATCGCCGGCGCTCCCGTCTTCGCGCTCGCCGGCGATGGGCCGACGCTCGCGCTGATCGGGCTCGGCTCGGACAGGCGCACCTCGCCAAGCTTCCCGCCGATCGACGCCGTCACTCGCGAGATGCGCCCGGCGGCGCATTTCGAGGAGACCAACCGGCTGCGGATCGACCTGGAGTCGGTGCCCGACGGTGTCGAGCGGCTGCTGCTGATCGCGTTCGATCGCGACAACCAGCCGATCGGCCGCACCGTCACGATCGAGACCAGCGTGCTGCGCTTCGCCGCCGATCTGGGTGGCCGTGCCGATGCCGCGGTGATCCTCGTCGAATGCTATCGCCACCAGGGCGCCTGGCGGATCGCGGCCAACGGCCAGGGCTTCGCGATGGGGCTGAGCGCGATCGCGGCGGCCTATGGCATCGATCATGGCTGGGTGGTGCGGCTGATCCCGCGGCTCCAGCCGAGTGCCGGCTATGGCGATTCGCCGCCGCGCAACAGCGGGCCGTCGAGCGGCAGCGGCGTTGCGATCGAGCGCAACCACATTCTTACCAACGCGCATGTCGTCGATGGCGCGTCGGCGGTGGTGGTGCATGTCGGCGGACGCCAGTTGCCGGCGCAGGCCGTGTTTTCCGATCCGCACAACGATCTGGCGCTGCTCCATGTCGACGCGGTGCTGCCAGGCGTCGCGCAATTCCGCCCGCAGGTCGGGCTGCATCTGGGTGAGGATATCGTCGCCTTGGGCTTCCCGCTCCAGGGGCTGCTCGGCACCGGGCCGCAGGCAAGCGCGGGCAACATCGCCGCGCTCTGCGGCATTGGCAACGACAGCAGCGTGTTCCAGTTCACCGCACCGATCGCCAGCGGCAACAGTGGCGGGCCGATCCTGGACATGACCGGGCATCTCGTCGGGCTGGTCTGCTCGTCGCTCAATCTCGAGCGAATTCGGGAGCGCGGCGCCAGCGGCGAGAACATCAATTTCGGGATCAAGGGCGCGATGATGCTCAGCTTCCTCGATGCCTTCGGGATCGAGCCGCAAATGGCGAGGACGACCGATCAGCCGGTCGGCCGCGCCGCCGTGGTGCGACAGGCGCGCGATTTCATCGCCAAGATCACCTGCGAATGCTGA
- a CDS encoding TerD family protein — MATDLQQGGNAAVPGDALSISVGWSAGADVDADVSAYLLTASGKVRGDADMVFYNQPEGGNGGIRFVASTGKGGFEVDLGRLPAEIERIVFCATIHEAQAKRQTLALLDGAEIGVASRGGATELRFRPALAGASEAAMTFGELYRRNGQWKFRAVGQGFNGGLAPLARSFGIDVAEDAPAAPPPPPPPPAPAPPPAAPVNLSKVSLEKPGQTVSLEKKGSSFGEIVINLNWSRGKKGFFGGGNAIDLDLGCLFELADGRKGVVQALGNAFGSFHQLPHIALSGDDRTGDVSAGETMRINGAQWAQIRRIAVFANIYEGVPNWQATDGVVLVTMPDQSPIEVRMTEGQNDRRLCGIVLIENDAGRLKVTRIVDYVRDQQVLDEKLGWGLRWVAGRKD, encoded by the coding sequence ATGGCGACCGATCTCCAGCAGGGTGGCAATGCGGCGGTGCCGGGCGATGCGCTGAGCATCTCGGTCGGCTGGAGCGCCGGCGCCGACGTTGATGCCGACGTATCGGCCTATCTGCTGACAGCATCGGGCAAGGTCCGCGGCGACGCAGACATGGTGTTCTACAACCAGCCCGAGGGCGGCAATGGCGGGATCCGCTTCGTTGCCTCTACAGGGAAGGGCGGGTTCGAAGTCGATCTCGGCCGGCTACCCGCAGAGATCGAGCGGATCGTCTTCTGCGCGACGATCCACGAGGCACAGGCCAAGCGCCAGACGCTGGCATTGCTCGATGGCGCCGAGATCGGCGTGGCGTCGCGCGGGGGCGCGACGGAACTCCGCTTCCGCCCCGCGCTCGCCGGCGCGAGCGAGGCGGCGATGACGTTTGGCGAGCTATATCGCCGCAACGGCCAGTGGAAGTTCCGCGCGGTCGGGCAAGGGTTCAACGGCGGCCTCGCGCCGCTCGCGCGTTCGTTCGGGATCGACGTTGCCGAGGACGCGCCCGCGGCGCCCCCGCCCCCGCCGCCTCCACCAGCGCCAGCCCCCCCGCCGGCTGCGCCAGTCAACCTGAGCAAGGTTTCGCTCGAAAAGCCTGGCCAGACGGTTAGCCTCGAGAAGAAAGGATCGAGCTTCGGAGAGATCGTGATCAACCTCAATTGGTCGCGCGGCAAGAAGGGGTTCTTCGGCGGCGGCAATGCGATTGATCTCGATCTCGGCTGCTTGTTCGAACTCGCCGACGGGCGCAAGGGCGTGGTCCAGGCGCTAGGCAACGCGTTCGGCTCGTTCCACCAATTGCCCCATATCGCGCTGTCGGGCGACGATCGCACTGGCGACGTATCGGCGGGCGAGACGATGCGGATCAACGGAGCGCAATGGGCGCAGATCCGCCGCATCGCGGTGTTCGCCAACATCTATGAGGGCGTGCCCAATTGGCAAGCGACCGATGGCGTCGTGCTCGTCACTATGCCCGATCAGTCGCCGATCGAAGTGCGGATGACCGAGGGCCAGAACGATCGCCGGCTGTGCGGTATCGTGCTGATCGAGAATGACGCGGGGCGGCTCAAGGTCACCCGGATCGTCGATTATGTCCGCGACCAGCAGGTGCTCGACGAGAAACTGGGCTGGGGCCTGCGTTGGGTCGCCGGTCGTAAGGATTAA
- a CDS encoding TerD family protein, with protein MAVSLSKGGNVSLSKEAPGLKGVRVGLGWDTRVTDGSGFDLDASVFLLNEGGKVRSDADFVFYNNKNGGNGSVVHQGDNTTGEGAGDDEVVAVTLDQLPADIQKLSFAVTIHEADGRKQNFGMVSNAYIRVLNADGGTEIARYDLSEDASTETAMIFGELYRHSGEWKFKAIGQGFAGGLGPLAQSFGVNI; from the coding sequence ATGGCTGTTTCTCTTTCCAAGGGCGGCAATGTCAGCCTCAGTAAGGAAGCCCCCGGCCTCAAGGGCGTCCGCGTCGGGCTCGGCTGGGATACCCGCGTCACCGACGGCAGCGGGTTCGACCTCGACGCCAGTGTGTTCCTGCTGAATGAGGGCGGCAAGGTCCGCTCCGACGCCGATTTCGTGTTCTACAATAACAAGAACGGCGGCAACGGCTCGGTCGTCCACCAGGGCGACAACACCACCGGCGAGGGCGCCGGCGACGACGAAGTCGTGGCGGTGACGCTCGACCAACTGCCGGCCGACATCCAGAAGCTCAGCTTCGCGGTGACGATCCACGAGGCCGACGGCCGCAAGCAGAATTTTGGCATGGTCTCAAACGCCTATATCCGCGTGCTCAACGCCGATGGCGGCACCGAGATCGCGCGCTACGACCTGTCCGAGGACGCCTCGACCGAGACCGCGATGATCTTCGGCGAACTCTATCGCCACAGCGGCGAATGGAAGTTCAAGGCGATCGGCCAGGGCTTTGCCGGCGGCCTCGGACCGCTTGCCCAGTCGTTCGGCGTGAACATCTGA
- a CDS encoding toxic anion resistance protein, producing the protein MNLNAPTKRNTRSLFGRGEADEANVQRRIEALVESLERERDTAALSLITIESDSKKLHAAAEGLDNVVALIRACAVMVEAAGRELRFDRPDRARFFSETVAARLLARERDVVTQTAVTQQGMLTLQLLLEGQTALAQALGRARDTSIAALRTALATRRAVAESQGIARQADALERTARAAGDAPARGDLQRALDDAVDQARRAIDAARAAQRGTAL; encoded by the coding sequence ATGAATCTGAACGCACCGACCAAGCGCAATACGCGATCTTTGTTCGGGCGTGGCGAAGCGGACGAGGCAAACGTGCAACGTCGGATTGAGGCATTGGTCGAGAGCCTTGAGCGTGAGCGCGACACGGCTGCCCTATCGCTGATCACGATCGAGAGCGACAGCAAGAAGCTGCATGCCGCTGCTGAGGGACTCGACAACGTAGTAGCGCTGATCCGCGCTTGCGCTGTGATGGTCGAAGCGGCGGGACGCGAACTACGGTTTGATAGGCCGGACCGAGCCCGGTTTTTCAGTGAGACGGTGGCCGCGCGGCTGCTCGCGCGCGAGCGGGATGTCGTCACCCAAACCGCAGTGACGCAGCAGGGAATGCTCACGCTGCAATTACTGCTCGAAGGGCAGACTGCGCTTGCGCAAGCGCTGGGCCGCGCGCGTGACACCAGCATCGCTGCGCTGCGCACCGCACTCGCCACGCGGCGCGCGGTGGCGGAAAGCCAGGGCATAGCGCGCCAGGCCGATGCACTTGAGCGGACCGCACGGGCGGCCGGGGATGCTCCAGCGCGCGGTGATCTCCAGCGTGCCCTCGACGATGCGGTCGACCAGGCGCGCCGCGCGATCGACGCCGCGCGAGCGGCGCAGCGCGGCACTGCCCTCTAG
- a CDS encoding efflux transporter outer membrane subunit — protein sequence MMRIILATTSALALAACAAGPDYVAPKPPQTAGGTFVATNPAVTAEAVQGDWWRLYQDPVLDQLVADALAANTDVRETVARIERARALLRGARADRLPQASLGAGANYGRQPEAQRFPGAPRENWQVDVGLDVSYEADLFGRLSRGVEATRGDLDAAIADGDAVRVIVVADTTRAYADAASAAERLRVAERIVQLLDKSLDLTERRRSLGSGTRLDTARIGALRNERQAQVPALRAERDAALFRLAMLTGRTPAELPQLAAARTTTLRLDQPIPVGDGAALLARRPDIRAAERRLAAATARIGVATADLYPRITLGASGGSTSTTFGDVFGAGPLRWLVGGLINWAVNPGPARARVAAAEAGSREALASFDGTVLRALQETETALSAYGNALERRTALQAARNEAEAAVNIARARQREGDIDSLALLDAERTFADAEATLAAADAFIAVTQIDLFRALGGGWQA from the coding sequence ATGATGCGTATCATTCTTGCAACGACGTCGGCGCTGGCGCTTGCCGCCTGTGCCGCAGGCCCCGACTATGTCGCACCCAAGCCTCCCCAGACGGCAGGTGGGACATTTGTGGCCACCAACCCCGCGGTCACCGCAGAGGCAGTCCAAGGCGACTGGTGGCGGCTCTACCAAGATCCCGTGCTCGACCAACTTGTGGCCGATGCCCTGGCCGCGAACACCGACGTACGTGAAACGGTGGCCCGCATCGAACGCGCGCGCGCGTTGTTGCGCGGAGCCCGCGCCGACCGGCTTCCGCAGGCGAGCCTGGGTGCAGGCGCCAATTATGGACGACAGCCCGAAGCACAGCGGTTCCCCGGAGCCCCGCGCGAGAACTGGCAAGTCGATGTCGGGCTGGACGTCAGTTATGAGGCTGACCTGTTCGGGCGGCTCTCACGAGGGGTAGAGGCCACGCGAGGGGACCTGGACGCTGCGATCGCCGATGGAGATGCGGTGCGCGTCATCGTCGTGGCGGACACCACGCGCGCTTATGCCGACGCGGCTTCGGCCGCTGAACGTCTGCGCGTCGCCGAGCGCATCGTGCAATTGCTCGACAAGTCGCTCGACCTGACCGAGCGCCGTCGCAGCCTCGGCAGCGGAACGCGGCTGGATACGGCCCGGATCGGCGCCTTGCGGAACGAACGCCAGGCGCAGGTGCCGGCGCTAAGAGCCGAGCGGGACGCAGCGCTGTTCCGGCTGGCGATGCTTACGGGTCGCACGCCGGCCGAGCTGCCGCAGCTTGCGGCTGCGCGAACGACGACGCTCCGCCTGGATCAGCCGATCCCCGTCGGCGACGGTGCGGCCCTGCTAGCCCGTCGCCCCGACATTCGGGCCGCCGAGCGCCGGCTGGCGGCGGCAACCGCGCGCATCGGCGTAGCCACGGCCGACCTGTACCCGCGCATCACCCTTGGTGCGTCGGGCGGCTCCACAAGCACCACGTTCGGCGATGTTTTCGGCGCGGGACCTTTGCGGTGGCTGGTGGGCGGATTGATCAACTGGGCAGTCAATCCGGGACCCGCTCGTGCACGCGTCGCTGCAGCGGAAGCCGGCAGCAGGGAAGCGCTCGCCAGCTTCGATGGGACAGTGTTGCGCGCGTTGCAGGAGACCGAAACGGCATTGTCCGCGTACGGCAACGCACTCGAGCGCCGCACCGCGCTTCAAGCCGCGCGCAACGAAGCCGAGGCCGCAGTGAACATCGCGCGCGCGCGGCAGCGTGAGGGCGACATAGACTCGTTGGCGCTGCTCGATGCCGAGCGCACGTTCGCCGACGCCGAGGCGACCTTGGCGGCTGCGGACGCGTTCATCGCCGTCACCCAGATCGACCTGTTCCGGGCGCTCGGCGGCGGATGGCAAGCATGA
- a CDS encoding AIM24 family protein: MSDFRIKLDEQQGAGVRFEVHQLLRKSYALGKPVAAPAAATGGSASAPAIHLHPPHAATARQVRIVLDGGAALLEPGALQYAHGKLQVEMQKNAGAGGFFQRAMTSAGSGESAYATRYAGHGEVWTEITTKHFILAAMEGPQDSLILDDGAFYACDANIAVSTHVHRSVQGILSGNGLMQPKLTGAGAFVVEAPVPVDEIEVIELDGQKELIVDGDLMLMYSAGLQVELRPLVRGLRNAWRSGEGLVYQFNGHGTVWLTPTMRLD, from the coding sequence GTGAGCGATTTTCGCATCAAGCTCGACGAGCAGCAGGGCGCCGGCGTCCGCTTCGAGGTCCATCAGTTGCTGCGTAAAAGCTATGCGCTCGGCAAGCCCGTCGCGGCGCCGGCAGCAGCCACGGGCGGCAGCGCCAGCGCCCCGGCGATCCACCTCCACCCGCCGCATGCCGCAACGGCGCGCCAGGTCCGGATTGTACTCGACGGCGGTGCCGCATTGCTCGAACCGGGCGCGCTGCAATATGCCCATGGAAAGCTCCAGGTGGAGATGCAGAAGAATGCCGGCGCTGGCGGCTTCTTCCAGCGTGCGATGACGTCGGCGGGTTCGGGCGAAAGCGCCTATGCGACGCGCTATGCTGGGCATGGCGAAGTGTGGACCGAAATCACCACAAAGCACTTCATCCTCGCCGCGATGGAGGGACCGCAAGACTCGCTGATCCTCGATGACGGCGCCTTCTACGCCTGCGACGCCAACATTGCCGTCTCCACCCACGTCCATCGCTCGGTGCAGGGCATCCTCTCGGGCAACGGGCTGATGCAGCCCAAGCTGACCGGTGCGGGCGCGTTCGTCGTCGAGGCCCCGGTGCCGGTCGACGAGATCGAGGTGATCGAGCTCGACGGACAGAAAGAACTGATCGTCGATGGCGATCTGATGCTGATGTATTCGGCCGGGCTGCAGGTCGAGCTGCGGCCGCTGGTCCGCGGGCTGCGCAACGCGTGGCGCAGTGGTGAGGGGCTGGTCTATCAGTTCAACGGGCACGGCACGGTGTGGCTGACCCCGACGATGCGGCTCGACTGA
- a CDS encoding phosphoribosyltransferase domain-containing protein, with amino-acid sequence MLTPATDSRSIALPTGRLDIAIEEAAWSLDDLCAFAARENPKRGFLVVSRVLGRHLPATPQVMRRSVRDLAARIPADLPGPVMVIGLAETAVCLGQTVHEELRTATGRDDIHFLHSTRQQLDHPLLCRFEEPHSHASAHLIYRPDLPEPRSLVLVDDEVSTGTTLCNLADALVAAWPGIEAIVVATLTDWSVGKGWQARMPRPAQVAALLRGRLDWTQGETAQADAAFNMAAASLGRMDAHRNFGRLGLAASIATPPVTALPEVSGPLRIAGTGEFTYLPFRLAERLAGEGRDVVVQATSRSPARLGAAMATKLCFTDNYGTGVPNYLYNADPADGRANWIAHETGAATIDPALIAALDARLVGWA; translated from the coding sequence ATGCTGACCCCCGCGACCGATTCGCGGTCGATTGCGCTGCCCACCGGCAGGCTCGACATCGCGATCGAGGAGGCTGCTTGGTCGCTCGACGACCTGTGCGCCTTCGCCGCGCGCGAGAATCCGAAGCGCGGGTTCCTGGTGGTGTCGCGGGTGCTCGGCCGGCATTTGCCGGCGACGCCGCAGGTCATGCGGCGCAGCGTGCGCGATCTCGCCGCGCGAATCCCCGCCGACCTTCCCGGCCCGGTGATGGTGATCGGCCTAGCCGAGACTGCGGTGTGCCTCGGTCAGACGGTGCACGAGGAATTGCGCACGGCGACCGGCCGCGACGACATCCACTTCCTCCATTCGACCCGCCAGCAGCTCGACCATCCCTTGCTCTGCCGCTTCGAGGAACCGCACAGCCACGCCTCGGCGCATCTGATCTATCGCCCCGATCTGCCCGAGCCGCGCTCGCTGGTGCTCGTCGACGACGAAGTCTCGACCGGGACGACCTTGTGCAACCTCGCCGATGCGCTGGTCGCGGCCTGGCCGGGGATCGAGGCGATCGTCGTCGCGACGCTTACCGATTGGTCGGTGGGCAAGGGCTGGCAGGCGCGCATGCCGCGTCCGGCGCAGGTCGCGGCGCTGCTCCGCGGGCGGCTCGATTGGACGCAGGGCGAAACGGCGCAGGCCGACGCGGCGTTCAACATGGCCGCCGCGTCGCTCGGCCGGATGGACGCGCACCGCAATTTCGGGCGGCTCGGGCTCGCCGCGTCGATCGCGACGCCGCCGGTGACCGCGCTGCCCGAAGTGTCGGGCCCCCTGCGCATCGCTGGCACCGGCGAATTCACCTATCTGCCCTTCCGCTTGGCCGAACGGCTCGCGGGGGAGGGCCGCGATGTCGTCGTCCAGGCGACCAGCCGCAGCCCCGCGCGGCTCGGCGCGGCGATGGCGACCAAGCTCTGCTTCACCGACAATTATGGAACCGGCGTGCCCAATTATCTCTACAATGCCGATCCAGCCGATGGTCGCGCCAATTGGATCGCGCACGAAACCGGGGCGGCGACGATCGACCCCGCATTGATCGCGGCGCTCGACGCACGGCTGGTTGGCTGGGCATGA
- a CDS encoding HpcH/HpaI aldolase/citrate lyase family protein, with translation MNDGCLSALALGATLYMPCTRDDLAEALFGAQRIAGLRSAVLCLEDAVLERDVPAALARLSAFLRTLAARLPQPGDPLLFVRPRSAAMLEHVLCMPGAERLDGFVLPKAHADTMPAYLALPYLDRHRLMPTLETREACDPFEMRRLRDQLLGVQERILALRIGGNDLLRAMGLRRTVGRTAYEGPLGSIIASLVASFAPWGFALSAPVLEQFADAALLRDEIARDIEHGLFTKTAIHPGQVAVIQSALAVPAEQVEEAQLMLADDAPAVFARDGVMCEPATHRAWAKRLLDRAALYGVTDPISSTLRLVSGADQ, from the coding sequence ATGAACGACGGTTGCCTTTCCGCGCTGGCGCTCGGCGCGACGCTGTACATGCCGTGCACCCGCGACGACCTGGCCGAAGCACTGTTCGGCGCACAGCGCATCGCGGGGCTGCGCTCGGCGGTGCTGTGTCTTGAGGACGCGGTACTCGAGCGCGATGTGCCCGCTGCGCTGGCTCGCCTCTCCGCTTTCCTGCGCACGCTGGCGGCGCGACTGCCGCAGCCGGGCGATCCGCTGTTATTCGTACGCCCGCGCAGTGCGGCGATGCTCGAACATGTGCTTTGCATGCCCGGTGCCGAGCGGCTCGACGGCTTCGTGCTGCCCAAGGCGCATGCCGATACCATGCCCGCCTATCTGGCTTTGCCCTATCTCGATCGCCACCGGCTGATGCCGACGCTCGAGACGCGCGAGGCGTGCGACCCGTTCGAAATGCGCCGGCTCCGCGACCAATTGCTAGGCGTGCAGGAACGCATCCTGGCCTTGCGGATCGGCGGCAACGATCTTCTCCGCGCGATGGGGCTGCGCCGGACGGTGGGGCGCACGGCGTATGAGGGGCCGCTGGGCAGCATCATCGCCAGTCTGGTCGCGAGCTTCGCACCTTGGGGGTTCGCACTCAGCGCGCCGGTGCTCGAGCAATTCGCCGATGCCGCGCTGCTCCGCGACGAGATCGCGCGCGATATCGAGCATGGCCTGTTCACCAAGACGGCGATCCACCCCGGTCAAGTTGCGGTGATCCAGTCCGCGCTTGCCGTGCCGGCCGAGCAGGTTGAGGAAGCGCAGCTGATGCTCGCCGACGACGCACCCGCGGTGTTCGCGCGTGACGGCGTGATGTGCGAACCGGCGACGCACCGCGCCTGGGCGAAGCGGCTGCTCGACCGCGCCGCGCTCTATGGCGTTACCGATCCCATATCCTCGACCTTGCGCCTTGTTTCAGGAGCCGATCAGTGA
- a CDS encoding TerD family protein, translating into MSVSLSKGGNVSLSKEEPNLSKILIGLGWDTRATDGADFDLDASAFLLATGDKVRGDSDFIFYNNLRSSDGSVEHTGDNRTGEGDGDDEALKVELTRVPEDVQKIAIAVTIHEGESRRQSFGMVSNAFIRIVNDATGREISRYDLAEDASTETAMVFGEVYRHNSEWKFRAVGQGYKGGLGPLARNYGVSIG; encoded by the coding sequence ATGTCGGTAAGCCTGTCCAAAGGCGGCAATGTCAGCCTGTCCAAGGAAGAACCCAATCTTAGCAAGATCCTGATCGGTCTGGGCTGGGATACCCGCGCAACCGATGGCGCGGACTTCGATCTCGATGCCAGCGCGTTCCTGCTTGCCACCGGCGACAAGGTGCGCGGCGACAGCGACTTCATCTTCTACAACAACCTCCGCTCGAGCGACGGCTCGGTCGAGCATACCGGGGACAACCGCACCGGCGAGGGCGACGGCGACGATGAGGCGCTCAAGGTCGAGCTGACTCGGGTCCCGGAGGACGTCCAGAAGATCGCGATCGCCGTAACGATCCACGAGGGCGAGAGCCGCCGCCAGAGCTTCGGCATGGTCTCGAACGCGTTCATACGCATCGTCAACGACGCCACCGGCCGCGAAATCTCGCGCTACGACCTCGCCGAGGATGCATCGACCGAGACCGCAATGGTGTTCGGCGAAGTGTATCGCCACAATAGCGAGTGGAAGTTCCGCGCAGTGGGGCAGGGCTATAAGGGTGGGCTCGGACCGCTCGCGCGCAATTACGGCGTCAGCATCGGCTGA